The segment CCACCGGACGCCCCGACGCGTCCACCGGGACCAGGGTCACCGAGTGGGCGATGGTGCTCTGGATCCCGCTGACGGGAACGGAGGCCACCACCCTGGCCACCCGTTCCACCAGGCTGCGGGCACCGCTGACGGTGACCTGCTCCACCGAGACCGCCGGGTTCTCGATGATGTAATCCGGTGCCGGCTCGCCGTTCAGCTGCAGCTCCACGGGCACCGTCTTCTCCATGCGCTGCTCGAGGCGCACCGTCACGTACTGGGGACTGACCCGCACCACCCGCAACCGCCCCCGGGCGGGGATCACCGTCACCGGGCGGGTGGTCTCGCCCGGCCCCACACCGCTGAGGTCCACGGTCACCCGGGCATCGCGGGCGCCGAGATCCTCCAGGAACTCCGGCGGGCCGCTCAAGGTGACGTCCACCGCGTGGGGTTCCAGGGAGAGCACCGCCAGCCCCGGGTCGAGGCCCTCGGGGACGACCTCCACGTCATACACCGTCCGCGCGTGGTCGGGGTTCTGGCTGCTCATCACGCCGAACCAGAGGATGATGGCCAGGATCACGGACAGGACCTTCAAACGCGTCTCGTTCTCGAACAGCCGCTCCATCAGGACGACCCCCGCATCCAGGGCAAAAGGGACGGCGTCTCCTCCGGCGCCAGCAGGGACGTCAACAGCTCCTTCAGGGTGGCCTCGTCCAGGTTGCGGATCAGCTTGCCGCCCTGGGCCAGGGAGACGCGGCCCGTCTCCTCCGAGACCACGATGGCCA is part of the Thermaerobacter subterraneus DSM 13965 genome and harbors:
- a CDS encoding CdaR family protein, yielding MERLFENETRLKVLSVILAIILWFGVMSSQNPDHARTVYDVEVVPEGLDPGLAVLSLEPHAVDVTLSGPPEFLEDLGARDARVTVDLSGVGPGETTRPVTVIPARGRLRVVRVSPQYVTVRLEQRMEKTVPVELQLNGEPAPDYIIENPAVSVEQVTVSGARSLVERVARVVASVPVSGIQSTIAHSVTLVPVDASGRPVEAVYPQALVLEPQTVQVTVPVVFMPQKVVPVQARLEGTPAEGHEIGNITIEPAEVTVRAREERLLQQLEFLQTEPVNIGGLDRTVTREVGLALPEGVVLSGSPRTVRVTVEIRPAEPAAGAGGAGNAPGTGTGGGADSGTEGGGTASDGEAAGGR